The DNA sequence CGAGGAGTACTGAGTCTCTGTGAACTACCCCTGCCTACTCGCCGCCTTCGGCGGCTCCTTGAGGCAGGGGCTTCCTGCTTCCACGACGCGCTTTGCAGACACCGAATTGGTGTCCGTAGGGAGCGCAGTCTCCACAGGCGTTCGTTCGGAGTGTCCCACTCCTACATCTTCAAGACCACGAGAAAGGATGTTCCACGCCGCGTTCGCGTCTCTATCCGCTTCAAACCCACAGGACGGACAAGAGTGTTCCCGCAACCACAGCGGTTTATCAGTCTTGACACCACAGGACGCACACTCTTTCGTCGTTCCGCCGGGTTTCACCGCGACGAAGTGCGTTCCTTCGCGTTCACACTTGTATTCGAGCATCCGCAGGAAGGTTCCCCACGCCGCACCTGCGCGGTTCCGTGAGTTACCCGGCAGTTCGACCAGTCCTTTTGCGTCCAAGTCCTCCACAGCCACCAAGTCGTACTCGGTAGCGTAGTAGTTCGACAACTTGTGGAGGAAGTCACGACGCTTTCGCTTCAACTCGGCGTGGCGTTCAGCCACGACTTTTCGTTGTTTCTCCCAGTTTGCAGACCCGTGTTCTTTCCGAGAGAGGTCACGTTGAGCGCGTTCCAAGTGTTCACGTTCGTCGGACAAGTCAAGCGAGCCGACCGCCGTGCCGTCCGTATCGTGAGCGTACTTGAGAATCCCTACGTCGATACCAACGACTCGCCCGGGATTCTTCGGTTTCTCGGGTGTGGCTTCGTCCACGTCGATGCCGAACGTTGCGAACCATTCGCCTGTGGGTTCTTGCTTGACCGTGACTTGTTTGATGGTCGCGTCCTCGGGAATATCTCGGTGAAGGTGAATCGGAATCTCACCGAGTTTACTCAACCACAACGTAGCCCGACCACTCGTATTCTTGAGTTTGAAGCCAGACTGGTTGTAGGTGAGCGACCGATACTCTCGTGGCGGTTTCCACTT is a window from the Candidatus Afararchaeum irisae genome containing:
- a CDS encoding transposase — translated: MHYNYKYRLNPSEALTETLLHHVDTCRQLYNHVLHKVNEADEIPARYEVQNTLPDLKEWWDDLRDVHSKVLQMVVKRVYDNLSTLKAQKENGRAVGMLKWKPPREYRSLTYNQSGFKLKNTSGRATLWLSKLGEIPIHLHRDIPEDATIKQVTVKQEPTGEWFATFGIDVDEATPEKPKNPGRVVGIDVGILKYAHDTDGTAVGSLDLSDEREHLERAQRDLSRKEHGSANWEKQRKVVAERHAELKRKRRDFLHKLSNYYATEYDLVAVEDLDAKGLVELPGNSRNRAGAAWGTFLRMLEYKCEREGTHFVAVKPGGTTKECASCGVKTDKPLWLREHSCPSCGFEADRDANAAWNILSRGLEDVGVGHSERTPVETALPTDTNSVSAKRVVEAGSPCLKEPPKAASRQG